In Kitasatospora gansuensis, a genomic segment contains:
- the thrB gene encoding homoserine kinase — translation MAGPAFRAAAVRVRVPATSANLGPGFDAFGLALGLYDDVVVRVADSGLSVDIAGEGAATLPRDERHLMIRSMRAAFDRLGGQPRGLEVVCANRIPHGRGLGSSSAAICAGIVAARAVTIGGPSALDDAALLALASELEGHPDNVAACLRGGFTIAWTDEDSAKAVRLEPSEQVVPVVFIPSTEVLTETARGLLPKTVPLSDAAVNAGRAALLVEALTNRPELLLAATEDRLHQDYRASAMPESAGLVGALRAEGIPAVISGAGPTVLALADEANAEKLLTFAGQGFAAHRLRLDGTGASVLPLDG, via the coding sequence ATGGCTGGTCCCGCGTTCCGTGCTGCCGCCGTCCGGGTCCGGGTCCCCGCGACCAGTGCCAACCTCGGCCCCGGCTTCGACGCCTTCGGACTCGCCCTGGGCCTGTACGACGACGTGGTGGTCCGGGTCGCCGACTCCGGTCTGTCGGTGGACATCGCCGGCGAGGGGGCGGCCACCCTGCCGCGCGACGAACGGCATCTGATGATCCGTTCGATGCGGGCCGCCTTCGACCGCCTCGGCGGTCAGCCGCGCGGCCTGGAGGTGGTCTGCGCCAACCGGATACCGCACGGCCGGGGCCTGGGCTCCTCCTCCGCCGCGATCTGCGCCGGCATCGTCGCCGCCCGCGCCGTCACCATCGGCGGCCCGAGCGCGCTGGACGACGCCGCCCTGCTGGCCCTCGCCTCCGAGCTGGAGGGCCACCCCGACAACGTCGCCGCCTGTCTGCGCGGCGGGTTCACCATCGCCTGGACGGACGAGGACTCCGCCAAGGCGGTCCGGCTCGAGCCGTCCGAGCAGGTCGTCCCGGTGGTGTTCATCCCGTCCACCGAGGTGCTCACCGAGACCGCCCGCGGCCTGCTGCCGAAGACCGTGCCGCTCTCCGACGCCGCCGTCAACGCCGGTCGGGCCGCCCTGCTGGTGGAGGCCCTGACCAACCGCCCCGAACTGCTGCTGGCCGCCACCGAGGACCGACTGCACCAGGACTACCGCGCCTCCGCGATGCCCGAGAGCGCCGGTCTGGTGGGCGCCCTGCGGGCCGAGGGCATCCCGGCCGTCATCTCCGGCGCGGGCCCCACCGTGCTGGCCCTCGCGGACGAGGCGAACGCCGAGAAGCTGCTCACCTTCGCAGGTCAGGGCTTCGCCGCGCACCGGCTCCGGCTCGACGGCACCGGGGCCTCGGTGCTGCCGCTGGACGGCTGA
- the rho gene encoding transcription termination factor Rho: protein MSDSTDLMGARPDADASDTAAPAAPAKRRRTAAAGLDGLVLAELQKLASTLGISGTGRLRKSQLIDAIKEKSGGDPLLAGAAAPAAPAKRATKAAAPAAAEAPAAPVAEEQGHDAAPPRAARRTKAAATAAAPAAEPQAQIEIPVQAAAETAAPARAERTRRRATSAAGAPTAEAAAAAAAESTGTVVAEARADARTLDADGRTETRRDRRDRRDRREGGERTETTESQAGQDGDSRESRRDRRNRRDRTDRPERGERQQGQQTQQESAPQQNRQQSGGQQQQPVGGYDDDEFGDGRRGRRGRYRDRRGRGTRGERFEAGPAEVQVNDDDVLIPVAGILDILDNYAFVRTSGYLPGSNDVYVSLAQVRKNGLRKGDAITGAVRQPKDGERREKFNAMVRLDSVNGMDPESGRNRPEFGKLTPLYPQERLRLETDPGILTTRIIDLVSPIGKGQRGLIVAPPKTGKTMIMQAIANAITHNNPECHLMVVLVDERPEEVTDMQRSVKGEVISSTFDRPAEDHTVVAELAIERAKRLVELGHDVVILLDSITRLGRAYNLAAPASGRILSGGVDSTALYPPKKFFGAARNIENGGSLTILATALVETGSRADEVVFEEFKGTGNMELKLDRKLSDKRIFPAVDVDASSTRKEEILLGSEELAITWKLRRVLHALDSQQAIELLLDKMKQTKSNAEFLMVIAKNTPGQD, encoded by the coding sequence GTGAGCGACTCCACCGATCTGATGGGCGCGCGCCCCGACGCCGACGCGTCAGACACCGCCGCCCCGGCGGCTCCGGCCAAGCGCCGCCGTACCGCTGCCGCCGGCCTCGACGGCCTGGTCCTGGCCGAGCTGCAGAAGCTCGCCTCGACCCTCGGGATCAGCGGTACCGGACGCCTTCGCAAGAGCCAGCTGATTGACGCCATCAAGGAGAAGAGCGGCGGTGACCCGCTGCTGGCCGGCGCCGCCGCCCCGGCCGCTCCCGCCAAGCGGGCCACCAAGGCCGCGGCTCCGGCCGCCGCCGAGGCCCCCGCGGCTCCCGTGGCCGAAGAGCAGGGACACGATGCGGCTCCGCCGCGGGCTGCCCGCCGGACCAAGGCCGCCGCCACCGCGGCCGCCCCGGCCGCCGAGCCGCAGGCCCAGATCGAGATCCCGGTCCAGGCCGCCGCCGAGACCGCCGCCCCGGCCCGTGCCGAGCGCACCCGCCGGCGGGCCACCTCGGCCGCCGGTGCGCCGACCGCCGAGGCCGCTGCCGCGGCCGCCGCCGAGTCGACCGGCACCGTGGTCGCCGAGGCCCGTGCCGACGCCCGCACGCTGGACGCCGACGGCCGGACCGAGACCCGCCGGGACCGCCGGGACCGGCGCGACCGCCGCGAGGGCGGCGAGCGCACCGAGACCACCGAGAGCCAGGCCGGGCAGGACGGCGACAGCCGCGAGTCCCGCCGGGACCGTCGCAACCGCCGCGACCGCACCGACCGTCCGGAGCGCGGCGAGCGCCAGCAGGGTCAGCAGACCCAGCAGGAGAGCGCCCCGCAGCAGAACCGTCAGCAGAGCGGCGGCCAGCAGCAGCAGCCGGTCGGCGGCTACGACGACGACGAGTTCGGCGACGGCCGCCGTGGCCGTCGGGGTCGCTACCGCGACCGCCGGGGCCGTGGCACCCGGGGCGAGCGCTTCGAGGCCGGCCCCGCCGAGGTGCAGGTCAACGACGACGATGTGCTGATCCCGGTCGCGGGCATCCTGGACATCCTCGACAACTACGCCTTCGTCCGGACCTCCGGCTACCTGCCGGGTTCGAACGACGTCTACGTCTCGCTGGCCCAGGTCCGCAAGAACGGCCTGCGCAAGGGTGACGCGATCACCGGTGCGGTGCGCCAGCCCAAGGACGGCGAGCGCCGCGAGAAGTTCAACGCCATGGTGCGGCTGGACTCCGTCAACGGCATGGACCCGGAGAGCGGCCGCAACCGCCCCGAGTTCGGCAAGCTGACCCCGCTCTACCCGCAGGAGCGTCTGCGGCTCGAGACCGACCCGGGCATCCTGACCACCCGCATCATCGACCTGGTGTCGCCGATCGGTAAGGGTCAGCGTGGTCTGATCGTCGCCCCGCCGAAGACCGGCAAGACGATGATCATGCAGGCGATCGCCAACGCGATCACCCACAACAACCCCGAGTGCCACCTGATGGTCGTCCTGGTCGACGAGCGTCCGGAAGAGGTCACCGACATGCAGCGGTCGGTCAAGGGCGAGGTCATCTCCTCGACCTTCGACCGCCCGGCCGAGGACCACACGGTCGTCGCCGAGCTGGCCATCGAGCGCGCCAAGCGCCTGGTCGAGCTGGGCCACGACGTGGTCATCCTGCTGGACTCGATCACCCGCCTGGGCCGCGCCTACAACCTGGCGGCGCCGGCCTCCGGCCGCATCCTGTCCGGTGGTGTCGACTCGACCGCGCTCTACCCGCCGAAGAAGTTCTTCGGCGCCGCGCGCAACATCGAGAACGGCGGCTCGCTGACCATCCTCGCCACCGCGCTGGTGGAGACCGGCTCGCGGGCCGACGAGGTGGTCTTCGAGGAGTTCAAGGGCACCGGCAACATGGAGCTCAAGCTCGACCGCAAGCTCTCCGACAAGCGGATCTTCCCGGCCGTCGACGTCGACGCCTCGAGCACCCGCAAGGAGGAGATCCTGCTGGGCAGCGAGGAGTTGGCCATCACCTGGAAGCTCCGCCGGGTGCTGCACGCGCTCGACTCGCAGCAGGCGATCGAGCTGCTGCTGGACAAGATGAAGCAGACCAAGAGCAACGCCGAGTTCCTGATGGTGATCGCCAAGAACACCCCCGGCCAGGACTGA
- the thrC gene encoding threonine synthase — MNAVTQSGRTHQWRGLIEEYRDRLPVSASTPVVTLLEGGTPLVPAQVLSERLGCEVYLKVEGANPTGSFKDRGMTMAISKAKEDGAQAVICASTGNTSASAAAYAVRAGMVSAVLVPQGKIALGKMGQALVHGAKILQVDGNFDDCLTLARELSEKYPVALVNSVNPVRIEGQKTAAFEIVDMLGDAPDIHVLPVGNAGNITAYWKGYTEYAKDGLADRTPRMWGFQASGSAPIVDGAPVLKPQTIATAIRIGNPASWDYAIAARDESGGLIDKVTDRQILSAYRLLAAQEGVFVEPASAASVAGLLAKAEAGLVDPGQRIVCTVTGNGLKDPDWAVAGAPQPQIVPIDPEAAARRLGLLD, encoded by the coding sequence ATGAACGCCGTTACCCAGAGCGGTCGTACCCACCAGTGGCGCGGCCTCATCGAGGAGTACCGCGACCGTCTGCCGGTCTCCGCCTCCACCCCCGTGGTCACCCTGCTCGAGGGCGGCACGCCGCTCGTCCCGGCCCAGGTGCTCTCCGAGCGGCTCGGCTGCGAGGTCTACCTCAAGGTCGAGGGCGCCAACCCGACCGGGTCCTTCAAGGACCGCGGTATGACGATGGCGATCTCCAAGGCCAAGGAGGACGGCGCCCAGGCCGTCATCTGCGCCTCCACCGGCAACACCTCGGCCTCCGCCGCGGCGTACGCGGTGCGGGCCGGGATGGTCTCCGCCGTGCTGGTCCCGCAGGGCAAGATCGCGCTCGGCAAGATGGGCCAGGCGCTGGTGCACGGCGCGAAGATCCTCCAGGTGGACGGGAACTTCGACGACTGCCTCACCCTTGCGCGTGAACTCTCCGAGAAGTACCCGGTGGCGCTGGTCAACTCGGTGAACCCGGTCCGGATCGAGGGCCAGAAGACCGCCGCCTTCGAGATCGTCGACATGCTCGGCGACGCCCCCGACATCCACGTCCTCCCGGTCGGCAACGCGGGCAACATCACCGCCTACTGGAAGGGCTACACCGAGTACGCGAAGGACGGTCTGGCCGACCGCACCCCGCGGATGTGGGGCTTCCAGGCCTCCGGATCGGCCCCGATCGTGGACGGCGCCCCGGTGCTCAAGCCGCAGACCATCGCCACCGCGATCCGGATCGGCAACCCGGCCTCCTGGGACTACGCGATCGCCGCGCGGGACGAGTCGGGCGGCCTCATCGACAAGGTGACGGACCGTCAGATCCTGTCCGCCTACCGCCTGCTGGCCGCGCAGGAGGGCGTCTTCGTGGAGCCCGCCTCGGCCGCCTCGGTGGCCGGCCTGCTGGCCAAGGCGGAGGCCGGTCTGGTCGACCCGGGCCAGCGGATCGTCTGCACCGTGACCGGCAACGGCCTCAAGGACCCGGACTGGGCGGTGGCCGGTGCGCCGCAGCCGCAGATCGTGCCGATCGACCCGGAGGCGGCCGCCCGCCGCCTCGGGCTGCTGGACTGA
- the argS gene encoding arginine--tRNA ligase, producing the protein MTPAELSQAVQAAVSAAVEAGELTVAVPEHVTIERPKNRDHGDYATNVALQLAKAAGKPPRAVAESLAARLREIAGVSKVDIAGPGFLNITLDTAAQGELARAIVKAGQAYGRNEELKDLRINLEFVSANPTGPIHIGGVRWAAVGDSLARVLRASGAEVTTEYYLNDAGVQIGKFAASLQAAANGRPAPADGYVGEYIVDIAKALVAGVPGVLDLPEDEQLQVFRTEGLKLMVAEIQRSMDEFGTHFDVWFSEKTLHDSGAVEKAIERLREQGHVFDQDGAIWLRTTDFGDDKDRVLIKADGETTYFAADAAYYLSKRDRGSEVSVYMLGADHHGYVNRLKAIAACAGDDMDRNIEVKIGQFVKMLRDGEEVRLSKRAGNIITIDDVVDWIGVDAARYTLARSSTDSTITLDINVLTSQTNENPVFYVQYAHTRMCGVQRKAAELGITKSEDFKPELLSTEWESALLGELGEFPRVLAKAGEHREPHHVAHYLERVARKYHQFYDKCQILPKGDEPVTDLTHARLWLADATRTVIANGLTLLGVSTPERM; encoded by the coding sequence GTGACACCCGCAGAGCTTTCCCAGGCAGTCCAGGCCGCAGTGAGCGCCGCCGTAGAGGCGGGCGAGCTGACCGTCGCCGTGCCCGAGCACGTGACGATCGAGCGGCCCAAGAACAGGGACCACGGCGACTACGCCACCAACGTGGCCCTCCAGCTCGCGAAGGCGGCCGGCAAGCCGCCGCGAGCCGTCGCGGAGAGCCTGGCCGCGCGCCTGCGAGAGATCGCCGGAGTGTCGAAGGTGGACATCGCCGGTCCGGGCTTCCTCAACATCACGCTGGACACGGCAGCTCAGGGTGAGCTGGCCCGCGCCATCGTGAAGGCCGGCCAGGCGTACGGCCGGAACGAGGAACTCAAGGATCTGAGGATCAACCTCGAGTTCGTCTCGGCCAACCCGACCGGACCGATCCACATCGGCGGCGTCCGCTGGGCGGCCGTCGGCGACTCGCTCGCCCGGGTGCTCCGGGCCTCGGGCGCCGAGGTCACCACCGAGTACTACCTGAACGACGCCGGCGTGCAGATCGGCAAGTTCGCCGCCTCGCTGCAGGCCGCCGCGAACGGCCGGCCCGCGCCTGCCGACGGTTACGTGGGCGAGTACATCGTCGACATCGCCAAGGCGCTGGTGGCCGGCGTCCCCGGCGTGCTCGACCTGCCCGAGGACGAGCAGCTCCAGGTGTTCCGCACCGAGGGCCTCAAGCTGATGGTCGCCGAGATCCAGCGGTCGATGGACGAGTTCGGCACCCACTTCGACGTCTGGTTCTCGGAGAAGACGCTGCACGACTCGGGCGCCGTCGAGAAGGCGATCGAGCGGCTGCGCGAGCAGGGCCACGTCTTCGACCAGGACGGTGCGATCTGGCTGCGCACCACCGACTTCGGTGACGACAAGGACCGCGTCCTGATCAAGGCCGACGGCGAGACCACCTACTTCGCCGCCGACGCCGCGTACTACCTGAGCAAGCGGGACCGGGGCAGCGAGGTCTCGGTCTACATGCTCGGCGCGGACCACCACGGTTACGTCAACCGGCTGAAGGCCATTGCGGCCTGCGCGGGCGACGACATGGACCGCAATATCGAGGTCAAGATCGGCCAGTTCGTGAAGATGCTTCGCGACGGCGAGGAGGTCCGGCTGTCGAAGCGGGCCGGCAACATCATCACGATCGACGACGTGGTCGACTGGATCGGCGTGGACGCGGCCCGGTACACCCTGGCCCGGTCCTCGACCGACTCCACCATCACGCTCGACATCAACGTGCTGACCAGCCAGACCAACGAGAACCCGGTCTTCTACGTGCAGTACGCGCACACCCGGATGTGCGGCGTGCAGCGCAAGGCGGCCGAGCTGGGCATCACCAAGTCCGAGGACTTCAAGCCGGAGCTGCTGAGCACCGAGTGGGAGTCCGCGCTGCTCGGCGAGCTGGGCGAGTTCCCCCGGGTCCTGGCGAAGGCCGGCGAGCACCGCGAGCCGCACCACGTCGCGCACTACCTGGAGCGGGTGGCACGCAAGTACCACCAGTTCTACGACAAGTGCCAGATCCTGCCCAAGGGCGACGAGCCCGTCACCGACCTGACGCACGCCCGCCTCTGGCTGGCCGACGCCACGCGCACGGTCATCGCCAACGGGCTCACGCTCCTGGGCGTATCCACGCCCGAGCGGATGTAG
- the lysA gene encoding diaminopimelate decarboxylase yields MSRSAHPAGPRHGDVLPEGHYLAPPSDLNALDPKVWSSTVARDAEGVATVGGIDVKALAAEFGTPAYVMDEADFRARARAWRDAFGEGADVYYAGKAFLSKAIVRWLHEEGLNLDVCSAGELGVALAAGMPGERIALHGNNKSPDELEQAVKAGVGHIVVDSYQEIDRLAAIAAAQGVRQPVLIRVTVGVEAHTHEFIATAHEDQKFGLSLSGGRAAEAVRRTLAHPSLELRGIHSHIGSQIFDTAGFEVAARRVVNLLVQVRDEHGVELPEIDLGGGLGIAYTSEDDPRTPAEIAASLAEIVRRECAAASLNAPRLSVEPGRAIVGPTAFTLYEVGTIKPLDGLRTYVSVDGGMSDNIRTALYDAEYSVALVSRTSEAEPMLVRVVGKHCESGDIVVRDAFLPADLTPGDLIAVPATGAYCRSMASNYNHALKPPVLAVLDGAARVIVRRETEEDLLRLDIG; encoded by the coding sequence ATGAGCCGCTCCGCCCACCCCGCAGGCCCCCGCCACGGTGACGTGCTGCCCGAGGGCCACTACCTGGCCCCGCCGAGCGACCTGAACGCGCTCGATCCCAAGGTCTGGTCGAGCACCGTCGCCCGCGACGCCGAGGGCGTCGCCACCGTCGGCGGCATCGACGTCAAGGCGCTGGCCGCCGAGTTCGGCACCCCGGCGTACGTCATGGACGAGGCCGACTTCCGGGCCCGCGCCCGGGCCTGGCGGGACGCGTTCGGCGAGGGTGCCGACGTCTACTACGCGGGCAAGGCGTTCCTCTCCAAGGCGATCGTCCGCTGGCTGCACGAGGAGGGGCTGAACCTCGACGTGTGCAGCGCGGGCGAGTTGGGGGTCGCGCTGGCGGCCGGGATGCCGGGGGAGCGGATCGCGCTGCACGGCAACAACAAGTCGCCGGACGAGCTGGAGCAGGCGGTCAAGGCGGGCGTCGGGCACATCGTGGTCGACTCGTACCAGGAGATCGACCGGCTGGCCGCGATCGCGGCGGCCCAGGGGGTCAGGCAGCCGGTCCTGATCCGGGTGACGGTGGGCGTCGAGGCGCACACCCACGAGTTCATCGCGACGGCGCACGAGGACCAGAAGTTCGGCCTGTCGCTGAGCGGCGGCCGGGCGGCCGAGGCGGTCCGCCGCACGCTGGCCCACCCGAGCCTGGAGCTGCGCGGCATCCACTCGCACATCGGCTCGCAGATCTTCGACACGGCCGGCTTCGAGGTGGCCGCCCGCCGGGTGGTGAACCTGCTGGTGCAGGTCAGGGACGAGCACGGGGTCGAGCTGCCGGAGATCGACCTCGGCGGCGGTCTGGGCATCGCGTACACCAGCGAGGACGACCCGCGCACCCCCGCCGAGATCGCCGCCTCGCTGGCCGAGATCGTCCGCCGGGAGTGCGCCGCCGCCAGCCTGAACGCGCCGCGCCTGAGCGTCGAGCCGGGCCGGGCGATCGTCGGCCCGACCGCGTTCACGCTGTACGAGGTCGGTACGATCAAGCCACTCGACGGACTGCGCACCTATGTCAGCGTGGACGGCGGTATGTCGGACAACATCCGCACCGCGCTCTACGACGCCGAGTACTCAGTCGCCCTCGTCTCGCGCACCAGCGAGGCCGAGCCGATGCTGGTCCGGGTGGTCGGCAAGCACTGCGAGTCTGGCGACATCGTGGTCCGGGACGCGTTCCTGCCCGCCGACCTGACGCCGGGCGACCTGATCGCGGTCCCCGCGACCGGGGCGTACTGCCGCTCGATGGCGAGCAACTACAACCACGCCCTCAAGCCCCCCGTGCTCGCCGTCCTGGACGGTGCGGCCCGGGTGATCGTCCGCCGCGAGACGGAGGAGGATCTCCTGCGGCTCGATATCGGATGA
- a CDS encoding LCP family protein — MAEHRRKTLSRRVRLRRTIACTVAGLLVIGGGAAGYAYWKLNGNIKSVDINAQLGTARPPASTNGSFNVLVLGSDSRNGKNGDLAGGETDGTARSDTAMVVHVNQAHTRADVVSIPRDTLVARPACSAVGTGKAVPAAKSVMFNTAYEVGGPACAVKTTEQLTGLRMDHYVEIDFAGFADLVNSIGGVTVTTTVAIDDKDSGLHLAAGTHQLNGDQALAFVRTRHGVGDGSDLGRIELQKQMVKSILTQIKGMGLTSNPAKLWSVADKLTKSVTTDSELASVSALAGLADTLKPIGPENLDMVTLPVVTAPSDPNRVIPAEPRAAELWQALAADRAVPESVLSSQPANPAEATPSAKAGSTRSGAAGATHR, encoded by the coding sequence ATGGCCGAACACCGACGCAAGACCCTGAGCCGGCGGGTCCGCCTGCGCAGGACCATCGCGTGCACGGTGGCCGGGCTGCTGGTGATCGGCGGCGGCGCGGCCGGGTACGCGTACTGGAAGCTCAACGGGAACATCAAGAGCGTCGACATCAACGCCCAGCTGGGCACCGCCAGGCCGCCCGCCTCGACCAACGGCTCGTTCAACGTGCTGGTGCTCGGCTCGGACTCGCGCAACGGCAAGAACGGCGACCTGGCGGGCGGCGAGACCGACGGCACGGCCCGCTCGGACACCGCGATGGTGGTGCACGTCAACCAGGCCCACACCCGGGCCGACGTGGTCTCGATACCCCGGGACACCCTGGTCGCCCGGCCCGCCTGCAGCGCCGTAGGCACCGGCAAGGCGGTGCCCGCCGCGAAGAGCGTGATGTTCAACACCGCGTACGAGGTCGGCGGCCCGGCCTGTGCGGTGAAGACCACCGAGCAGCTCACCGGGCTGCGGATGGACCACTACGTCGAGATCGACTTCGCCGGCTTCGCGGACCTGGTGAACTCCATCGGCGGGGTCACCGTGACCACCACGGTGGCCATCGACGACAAGGACAGCGGGCTCCACCTGGCAGCCGGCACGCACCAGTTGAACGGCGACCAGGCGCTGGCCTTCGTCCGGACCAGGCACGGCGTCGGCGACGGCAGCGACCTGGGCCGGATCGAGCTGCAGAAGCAGATGGTCAAGTCGATCCTGACGCAGATCAAGGGCATGGGGCTGACCTCCAACCCGGCCAAGCTCTGGTCGGTGGCGGACAAGCTGACCAAGAGCGTCACCACCGACTCCGAGCTGGCCTCGGTGAGCGCCCTGGCCGGGCTCGCCGACACCCTCAAGCCGATCGGCCCGGAGAACCTCGACATGGTCACCCTGCCGGTGGTCACCGCCCCGAGCGACCCGAACCGGGTGATCCCGGCCGAACCCCGGGCCGCCGAGCTGTGGCAGGCGCTGGCCGCCGACCGGGCGGTGCCCGAGTCGGTGCTCAGCAGCCAGCCCGCCAATCCGGCCGAGGCGACGCCGTCGGCGAAGGCGGGATCCACCAGGAGCGGGGCGGCGGGGGCCACCCACCGGTAG
- a CDS encoding homoserine dehydrogenase: MMRTRPLKVALLGCGVVGSEVARIMTTDAADLAARIGAPVELVGVAVRRAGRARAGVPEHLITTDAEALVNRGDIDVVIEVVGGIEPSKHLILSAFANGASVVSANKALLAKDGAELHAAAAKAGVDLYYEAAVAGAIPLLRPLRESLAGDKVNRVLGIVNGTTNFIMDKMDSTGAGYSEALEEATALGYAEADPTADVEGFDAAAKAAILAGIAFHTKVTAADVYREGITEVTAADIASAKEMGCVVKLLAICERAADGESVTARVHPAMLPLTHPLASVREAYNAVFVEAEAAGRLMFYGPGAGGAPTASAVLGDLVAVCRNKVNGTTGPGDSVYTQLPAKPMDQVITRYHVSLDVDDRAGVLAQVASVFAEHGVSIDTVRQQGRDGDASLVVVTHRATDAALSATVDKLRALDSVRDVASIMRVEGE, encoded by the coding sequence ATGATGCGTACGCGCCCGCTGAAGGTGGCGTTGCTGGGCTGTGGTGTGGTGGGCTCCGAGGTGGCGCGCATCATGACGACGGACGCCGCCGACCTCGCCGCGCGGATCGGCGCTCCGGTCGAGCTCGTCGGCGTCGCGGTCCGCCGGGCCGGCCGGGCCCGCGCCGGAGTGCCCGAGCACCTGATCACCACCGACGCCGAGGCGCTGGTGAACCGCGGCGACATCGACGTGGTGATCGAGGTCGTCGGCGGCATCGAGCCGTCCAAGCACCTCATCCTGAGCGCCTTCGCGAACGGCGCCTCGGTGGTCTCCGCCAACAAGGCGCTGCTGGCCAAGGACGGTGCCGAGCTGCACGCCGCCGCCGCCAAGGCGGGCGTGGACCTCTACTACGAGGCCGCCGTCGCCGGTGCCATCCCGCTGCTCCGCCCGCTTCGCGAGTCGCTCGCGGGCGACAAGGTGAACCGGGTGCTCGGCATCGTCAACGGCACCACCAACTTCATCATGGACAAGATGGACTCCACCGGTGCCGGGTACTCCGAGGCACTGGAGGAGGCCACCGCGCTGGGCTACGCCGAGGCCGACCCGACCGCCGACGTGGAGGGCTTCGACGCCGCCGCCAAGGCCGCCATCCTGGCCGGCATCGCCTTCCACACCAAGGTCACCGCCGCGGACGTCTACCGCGAGGGCATCACCGAGGTGACCGCCGCCGACATCGCCTCCGCCAAGGAGATGGGCTGCGTGGTCAAGCTGCTGGCGATCTGCGAGCGCGCGGCCGACGGCGAGTCGGTCACCGCCCGGGTGCACCCCGCGATGCTGCCGCTGACCCACCCGCTGGCCTCGGTCCGCGAGGCGTACAACGCGGTCTTCGTGGAGGCCGAGGCAGCCGGCCGGCTGATGTTCTACGGCCCCGGCGCCGGTGGCGCGCCGACCGCCTCCGCGGTGCTCGGCGACCTGGTCGCGGTCTGCCGCAACAAGGTCAACGGCACCACCGGGCCCGGCGATTCGGTGTACACCCAGCTCCCGGCCAAGCCGATGGACCAGGTGATCACCCGGTACCACGTCAGCCTGGACGTGGACGACCGCGCGGGCGTGCTGGCCCAGGTGGCCTCCGTCTTCGCCGAGCACGGCGTGTCCATCGACACCGTGCGCCAGCAGGGCCGCGACGGCGACGCCTCGCTCGTCGTGGTCACCCACCGCGCCACCGACGCCGCGCTGTCGGCGACGGTCGACAAGCTCCGTGCGCTGGACAGCGTGCGGGACGTGGCCAGCATCATGCGGGTTGAAGGGGAGTAG